In Candidatus Accumulibacter cognatus, the genomic window GCTTCGGACAGGTGCGAGAACGGATTCCCGAGACACCCGATGGCGAGATCAAGGATCTCTCTGCCCTACCCGACGCTGTTTCCTCTCCCGTTTGCGGGCGAGAGGCGATGGGTGAATCACCGACGCGACTCTGACATTATCGCAACGCCTCATTCACGCGATCGCAGCGAACGACTGGCTTTCCCCGGCGTTGTCAGTGACAGCAACAGCAGGAAACAGCCAACGACGGTCGCGGCCATGCCGCCCTGCAGGACGGTCGCGAGTTGAAACGTTCCCAGGTAGTAATTGCCCGCCAGACGCAGTACTGCGGCGGTGATGCACAACAGCAGGCCACCGATGCCGGCGACACGTCCCGACAGGAGCAGAAAGGCATCCATTCCTCACCTCATTGCATAACGACAAAATATGATTCCAGCCATTTCCCGAGCAGCGTACGACATCAGGCCCACACCGCTCAGGCAAAGCAACGGATAGCCAGCAGTTTAGGCCAAATTGCCGAGTCCGGACAGGCAAGTGTGGCTGCGTCCGGTCGTCTTGACGCACCCCCTGCAATAAAGACCTCCCGCTCGGATCGGGTCTAATACCGAATAGACTCTTCGGACCACCATTCAAGGAGGACGCCATGCTCGCCGCCCTGACCCAATTGCTGCTTTTTCAGCTCGTCGGCGAAGTCATCGCCCGAGGCATCAACCTGCCACTTCCCGGTCCGGTACTCGGAATGCTTTTGCTCTTCCTCGCGCTCATGCTGCGCGGCGGCCCTGGCCAGGAACTGCAGTCGACCGGCCAGAACCTGCTGCAACATCTCTCACTGCTCTTTGTGCCGGCTGGCACCGGCATCATGGTGCATTTGCACCGTGTTTCCGATGAGTGGCTGCCCCTGCTGCTATCCCTGCTGATCAGCACCGCTGCCACCCTTGTCGTCACAGCGCTGGTGATGCGCCTTTGTCAGCGCCGGGCGCCATCCACCGAAGAAACCCCATGAACCCGCAATTCAGCGAAATCTGGGTCTACCTGTCGGCCTCGCCCCTGCTCGGCCTGAGCATGACCCTGCTGGCCTACCAGGGTGCGTTCTGGCTATACCAGCGCTCAGGCCAGAACCCTCTGGCCAACCCGGTACTGATCGCGGTATCGCTGCTGGTGCTGTTCTTGACCTTGACCGCGACACGCTATGAAACCTACTTCGCTGGCGCCCAGTTCGTCCATTTCCTGCTCGGACCGGCCACAGTGGCGCTCGCCATTCCTCTCTACACCCAGTTCAAACGGATCAGGACGATGCTGCTACCCGTGATTGCCGGTCTGCTGGCAGGCAGCCTGACGGCCGTGCTATCGGCCGTACTGATCGGCCGCTGGTTTGGCGCTAGCCTGCCGACGCAGCTGTCACTGGCGCCGAAATCGGTGACCACGCCCATTGCCATGGCCATCGCTGAACGGATCGGCGGCATTCCCTCGCTGACGGCCGTACTGGTGATCATCACCGGCGTGCTGGGCGCGGTTGGCGCCCGCACCATTTTCGATGCCATGAAGGTCCGCGACCCGGCCATCCGCGGCTTTGCCATCGGCGTGGCTTCGCACGGGATCGGCACGGCAAGAGCCTTTCAGGTCAATGAGCAGAGCGGCGCCTTTGCGGCACTCGCCATGGGCCTCAATGGCGGACTGACCGCCCTGCTGGTGCCCCTGATGGCCAGCTGGATCGGCAGGGGCTGACGGCGATGAATCGCATACCGGCTCTTTCACTGCCCGTGCCAGTAACGGTGATACTCGGCCCGATACGCGGAGAGAGTCAGCCCGCTGGCCAGCCTGATGCGCACCGCGCCATCCCGATCGGTGCGCCACACCCGACTGCCTGAATAACGTTCAACGACCTCTGGACGGGGATGCTGGAAACGGTTGCGGTAGCCGACGGGAATGATCGCCTCACGGGCACCGACGGCAGCCACGAAGTCGGGCGTCGACGAAGTGGCGCTGCCGTGATGCGGCACCAGCAGCACGTCGCTGCGCAACAGGGGAGCGGCCCGATCGAGCAGGGCCTGCTCGTCGCGCGCCTCGATGTCGGAGGTGAGCAGGATGCTGGCGAAGGCATTCTCGATCCGCAGCACGCAACTCATGTGGTTGGTTCTGGCGGCCTGATGCCCGTAGGCAGCGGCATCGGGATGAAGGATCGTGAAGCGAACGCCGTCCCACTCCCAGACCTGCCCGGCCTGGCAACGTTCGCCGGGCAGTTCGGGAAGCGACGACAAGGTCCGCGCTATTGGTACGGCCTCCTGCACGGCAACGATGCCACCCGAGTGGTCCTTGTCGCGATGGGTCACGATCAGCGAATCGAGTCGCCCGATCCCGCTGGCGCGCAGGTAGGGGACGATGATGCGTTGGCCGGCGTCCGACTCGGCGCTGTACAGCGGCCCGGTGTCGTAGAGGAGATTGTGTCCGGCGGTACGCACGACAACCGCCAGTCCCTGACCGACATCGAGGACATCGACCCAGGCCTCTCCCACCAAGGGCCTCTCGGCGGGAGAGAACAGCACCGGCAGCAGCA contains:
- a CDS encoding CidA/LrgA family protein, whose protein sequence is MLAALTQLLLFQLVGEVIARGINLPLPGPVLGMLLLFLALMLRGGPGQELQSTGQNLLQHLSLLFVPAGTGIMVHLHRVSDEWLPLLLSLLISTAATLVVTALVMRLCQRRAPSTEETP
- a CDS encoding LrgB family protein, producing MNPQFSEIWVYLSASPLLGLSMTLLAYQGAFWLYQRSGQNPLANPVLIAVSLLVLFLTLTATRYETYFAGAQFVHFLLGPATVALAIPLYTQFKRIRTMLLPVIAGLLAGSLTAVLSAVLIGRWFGASLPTQLSLAPKSVTTPIAMAIAERIGGIPSLTAVLVIITGVLGAVGARTIFDAMKVRDPAIRGFAIGVASHGIGTARAFQVNEQSGAFAALAMGLNGGLTALLVPLMASWIGRG